One Rhizobiales bacterium GAS188 DNA window includes the following coding sequences:
- a CDS encoding Tfp pilus assembly protein PilF, whose protein sequence is MMAAHAATEGVVVPGAMNAHQDALCACGSGLRSCRCCELDPTFAAPPEARERVDILANSAAKALASGDAVGAEAGSLDVLDIAPRFPMALWTLYQIRRRAGHEQAALGLLQRLVGAEPNNVDATQELTMLLFERGDLAAAEHHARNAVRLAPTHPRSHNLMGMILTEAQRPHVGEFHYRRVLEISGARDPILLANLAWNLKCQGRIAEARGLYNESVEAAPDIFQTLFGWGQLEEVDGNFAAAKAKLDRAAEIRPDDPGLRVARATLLAREGKLAAALAELEPDPGGDEKGVSAGVRSDSNALLEKGRVLDRLGRYGEAFACFDEAKRLAREITGKHYLDHQAREMADRLRQFFVSDRLRLMPLASVREGCAQPIFILGFPRSGTTLAEQALSGHPRISAGDELPFVNELSDTIPRLFGSPLSYPEALAELWMGDNRRGPEALRDAYLQKAELRGVIEPGSTYFTDKMPLNEMHLGLISLIFPRSPLIHILRHPLDVVLSVYSHHLTHGYFCAYALETIAHHYALVMDLVHHYRTQMALRYLPIRYEDMVDDMAGSVRRMLDFIGEGFDERCVNFQDNRRLPHTPSYAQVTQKLYDRSRFRYRHYRKHLEPVIPILKPVMDRLGYSLN, encoded by the coding sequence ATGATGGCCGCGCACGCAGCGACCGAGGGGGTGGTTGTGCCTGGTGCGATGAATGCGCATCAAGACGCCCTTTGTGCCTGCGGCAGCGGTTTGAGGAGCTGCCGCTGCTGCGAACTGGATCCCACTTTCGCTGCCCCGCCTGAGGCCAGGGAGCGGGTCGATATTCTTGCTAATTCTGCGGCCAAAGCGCTTGCAAGTGGCGACGCCGTCGGGGCCGAGGCGGGAAGCCTCGACGTGCTGGATATAGCCCCCCGTTTTCCGATGGCCCTCTGGACCCTCTATCAGATCCGCCGGCGTGCAGGTCACGAGCAGGCGGCCCTGGGGTTGTTGCAGCGGCTCGTGGGAGCGGAGCCCAACAATGTCGACGCCACCCAGGAATTGACAATGCTGCTGTTCGAACGGGGCGACTTAGCCGCCGCGGAACATCACGCGCGAAATGCAGTGCGTCTCGCACCGACACACCCGCGGTCGCACAATTTGATGGGCATGATCCTGACTGAGGCTCAGCGCCCGCATGTCGGCGAGTTTCACTATCGCCGCGTCCTGGAAATCTCTGGTGCGCGCGACCCGATTCTGTTGGCCAACCTGGCCTGGAACCTCAAATGCCAGGGAAGGATCGCAGAGGCGCGCGGGCTCTACAACGAATCCGTTGAAGCCGCACCGGACATTTTCCAAACACTGTTTGGGTGGGGCCAGCTCGAGGAAGTTGACGGCAATTTCGCGGCTGCCAAGGCCAAGCTGGACCGAGCCGCAGAGATTCGCCCCGATGATCCCGGGTTGCGGGTCGCTCGCGCGACGCTGCTTGCGCGCGAAGGCAAGCTAGCGGCCGCCCTTGCCGAGCTCGAGCCCGATCCAGGCGGCGACGAAAAAGGCGTTTCCGCGGGCGTTCGTTCGGACTCCAACGCACTTCTCGAGAAGGGCCGGGTTCTCGACAGGCTGGGGCGCTATGGTGAAGCCTTCGCCTGCTTCGATGAGGCGAAGCGACTGGCGCGCGAAATCACCGGAAAGCACTATCTCGATCACCAGGCGCGGGAGATGGCCGATCGCTTGCGGCAATTCTTCGTCAGTGACCGCCTGCGGCTAATGCCCCTGGCGTCAGTGCGCGAGGGATGTGCGCAGCCAATCTTCATCCTCGGCTTTCCGAGGTCGGGGACCACGCTGGCGGAACAGGCCCTATCCGGCCATCCGAGGATTTCAGCCGGCGATGAGCTTCCGTTTGTCAACGAGCTCAGCGACACGATTCCACGGTTGTTCGGCAGCCCATTATCCTATCCCGAAGCGTTGGCCGAATTGTGGATGGGCGACAATCGGCGCGGGCCCGAAGCATTGCGGGACGCATACCTGCAGAAGGCAGAGCTTAGAGGAGTCATCGAGCCGGGCAGCACCTACTTCACGGATAAGATGCCGCTGAACGAAATGCATCTCGGCCTGATCTCTCTGATCTTCCCGCGATCGCCGTTGATTCACATCCTGCGTCACCCGTTGGATGTTGTTCTATCCGTGTACTCCCATCACCTGACCCACGGGTATTTCTGCGCCTATGCGCTGGAGACGATTGCGCACCACTATGCGTTGGTGATGGACCTCGTCCATCACTATCGAACGCAAATGGCACTGCGGTACTTGCCAATTCGCTATGAGGACATGGTGGACGATATGGCAGGCAGCGTGCGTCGTATGCTGGACTTCATCGGCGAGGGTTTCGACGAGCGTTGCGTCAATTTCCAGGACAATCGGCGCCTGCCCCACACGCCCAGCTACGCGCAAGTAACGCAAAAATTGTATGACCGGTCTCGGTTCCGTTATCGCCATTATCGGAAGCATCTGGAACCGGTCATCCCTATCCTCAAACCAGTAATGGACCGGCTCGGCTACAGCTTAAACTAG
- a CDS encoding UDP-glucose 4-epimerase: MGYDNLKVLVTGADGFIGSHLTEKLVARGAKVTALSLYNSFDHHGWLDDLPAAARAKLTIVRGDIRDSAFVRRIVQGQDILFHLAALIAIPHSYAAAQSYVETNVLGTLNMLEAARESDVVRLVHTSTSEVYGTAITVPIAESHPLQGQSPYSASKIGADMMAESFARSFDLPVAILRPFNTFGPRQSERAVISTIIRQVLDPSCSAIRLGDPTTVRDFTFVDDTAEAFLAIGIAPQVQFGRPYNAGSGKAVTIRELVDLILHLTNCEYPIEHDLQRMRPVNSEVRVLLADSRRLTEDTGWRPSVELSEGLERTISWWRGRLAGGLVRRQKEFIT, translated from the coding sequence GTGGGTTACGACAATCTCAAAGTTTTGGTGACCGGCGCCGACGGTTTCATCGGGTCTCATTTGACTGAGAAGCTTGTTGCGCGCGGCGCGAAGGTTACCGCGCTTAGTCTCTACAATTCCTTTGACCACCATGGCTGGCTCGACGATCTGCCCGCAGCTGCTCGCGCAAAGCTGACGATCGTGCGGGGCGACATACGCGATTCCGCGTTTGTGCGCCGTATCGTGCAAGGACAAGACATCCTCTTTCACCTTGCCGCGCTGATCGCCATTCCGCATTCCTACGCCGCCGCCCAAAGCTACGTCGAAACCAATGTCCTCGGAACGCTCAACATGCTCGAGGCAGCGCGAGAGAGCGACGTCGTGCGCCTCGTCCATACCTCGACGAGCGAAGTCTACGGCACGGCGATCACCGTGCCGATAGCGGAGTCTCACCCGCTTCAGGGCCAGTCGCCGTACTCCGCTTCCAAGATCGGAGCCGACATGATGGCGGAATCGTTCGCCCGCAGCTTCGATCTTCCGGTCGCGATATTGCGGCCCTTCAACACATTCGGGCCGCGACAAAGCGAACGCGCAGTCATTTCCACGATTATTCGCCAGGTTCTTGATCCATCTTGCTCCGCAATCCGTCTCGGCGACCCAACAACTGTCCGCGATTTCACCTTTGTCGATGATACGGCGGAAGCCTTCCTGGCGATCGGAATCGCCCCGCAGGTCCAGTTCGGACGCCCATACAATGCAGGGAGCGGCAAGGCCGTCACGATCAGAGAACTGGTGGACCTGATCCTTCATCTCACCAATTGCGAATATCCGATTGAGCATGACCTTCAGCGCATGCGGCCGGTCAATTCCGAGGTGCGCGTGCTGCTCGCCGACAGCAGGCGTCTGACCGAGGATACGGGCTGGCGCCCTTCGGTCGAACTGAGCGAGGGCCTGGAGCGTACCATTTCGTGGTGGCGCGGCCGACTGGCAGGGGGCTTGGTGCGTCGCCAGAAGGAATTCATCACATGA
- a CDS encoding Adenylylsulphate kinase, producing MARKILIMGLPGAGKTTLAKVLAPRLNAVHFNADDVRREINKDLGFAAADRIEQARRMGWLCDQVVKIGCFAVADFICPTEDARAAFEAGGSSFIVWVDRVRQSRFEDTDRIFVAPERYDVRVIAEGSPEYWAEEVAKRVRPVFDTKRPTALFVGRYQPFHDGHRALIIEGLRRVGQVCIAVRDTAGTDGNNPFNFEYVRARIEHALREFEGRFLVVPLPNITHVFYGRDVGYAVERIDLDLSLQAISATDLRRRLSRRAEHV from the coding sequence ATGGCGCGCAAAATCCTCATCATGGGATTGCCGGGAGCCGGCAAGACCACGCTTGCGAAGGTGCTTGCCCCCCGATTGAACGCCGTCCATTTCAATGCGGACGATGTCCGTCGCGAGATCAACAAGGATTTGGGATTCGCTGCCGCCGATCGCATCGAGCAGGCGCGCCGCATGGGCTGGTTGTGCGATCAAGTCGTCAAGATAGGTTGTTTCGCCGTCGCAGACTTCATATGCCCCACGGAGGACGCCCGTGCCGCGTTCGAAGCGGGCGGAAGCTCCTTCATCGTCTGGGTGGATCGTGTGCGGCAAAGCCGGTTCGAGGACACCGACCGGATATTCGTCGCGCCTGAGCGATATGATGTGCGTGTCATCGCCGAGGGCTCGCCCGAATACTGGGCCGAGGAAGTCGCAAAGCGTGTGCGGCCAGTCTTCGACACCAAACGGCCGACCGCCCTGTTCGTGGGACGCTACCAGCCTTTCCACGATGGCCACCGAGCCTTGATCATCGAGGGGCTGCGGCGGGTCGGCCAAGTCTGCATCGCGGTCCGTGATACGGCCGGAACTGACGGCAACAATCCCTTTAATTTCGAGTATGTGCGCGCCCGGATCGAACACGCGCTTCGCGAGTTCGAGGGGCGCTTCCTCGTGGTTCCGCTTCCCAATATCACGCACGTCTTCTATGGCCGCGACGTCGGCTACGCCGTGGAAAGGATCGATCTTGATCTCTCCTTGCAGGCGATCTCCGCCACGGATTTGCGCCGCCGCCTGTCCCGCCGCGCCGAGCACGTGTGA
- a CDS encoding dTDP-4-amino-4,6-dideoxygalactose transaminase, with the protein MLLVAEPILGEDEKAALCDVVDSGWITMADRVREFEKAFAAKHGAEDAVAVSSCTAALHLILDALDIGPGDEVLVPSLTFVATANCVLYVGATPVFVDIESLELPLMSRTDAAAKCTSKTKAIILVHYAGYLVDRQAWRDFADSRGLLLIEDAAHAAGADQAGKFGHAAAFSFYGNKNMTTAEGGAVIASDPEVLAKVRQMRGHGMTSGTFQRLSSRTPTYDVTMLGYNYRMDEFRAAVGLIQLAKLDEWNDSRRHLTRHYVQSLQERCPSVCLPFANWHAASNHISAHHIMPIVLPKDTDRQRVVEKLRDAQIQTTIHYPPVHRFSFYRGRFPLVRLPVTEEFARRELTLPLHPRMGERDVEMVSAELAGAIADSVPEGALL; encoded by the coding sequence ATGCTATTGGTCGCGGAGCCGATTCTAGGCGAGGACGAGAAGGCAGCGTTGTGCGACGTCGTTGATTCCGGTTGGATCACGATGGCCGACCGAGTTCGCGAATTCGAGAAAGCGTTCGCAGCAAAGCACGGCGCCGAGGATGCGGTCGCCGTGAGTTCCTGCACGGCGGCGCTCCACCTGATATTGGACGCGCTGGATATTGGTCCGGGCGATGAAGTCCTCGTGCCGTCGTTGACCTTTGTGGCCACCGCCAACTGCGTCCTTTACGTCGGAGCTACGCCGGTTTTCGTGGACATTGAATCCCTCGAGCTTCCCTTGATGTCCCGCACGGATGCAGCGGCCAAATGCACCAGCAAGACCAAGGCGATCATTCTCGTGCACTATGCGGGGTATCTCGTCGATCGACAGGCTTGGCGTGACTTTGCCGATTCCCGTGGTCTTCTCCTGATCGAGGACGCTGCCCATGCGGCGGGGGCCGATCAGGCTGGCAAATTCGGACACGCCGCGGCCTTCAGCTTTTACGGAAACAAGAACATGACGACCGCGGAAGGCGGAGCGGTCATTGCCTCCGACCCGGAGGTCCTCGCGAAGGTCCGGCAGATGCGCGGCCACGGGATGACCAGCGGCACGTTTCAGCGATTGTCGAGCCGGACACCGACCTACGACGTCACCATGCTCGGTTATAACTACAGGATGGACGAGTTTAGGGCGGCCGTCGGCTTGATACAACTCGCCAAACTCGACGAGTGGAATGACTCGCGAAGGCATCTGACACGTCACTATGTGCAATCATTGCAGGAACGCTGTCCCTCCGTTTGCCTGCCATTTGCGAATTGGCATGCCGCATCCAACCACATCTCGGCGCATCACATAATGCCGATCGTCTTGCCGAAGGACACTGACCGGCAGCGCGTCGTTGAGAAGCTAAGGGACGCGCAAATTCAGACGACGATTCACTACCCCCCGGTACACCGGTTCTCGTTTTATCGGGGCCGGTTCCCGCTTGTCCGTCTGCCGGTAACGGAAGAATTTGCGCGCCGCGAACTCACCCTGCCCTTACATCCGAGAATGGGCGAGCGCGACGTCGAGATGGTGTCGGCCGAGCTCGCGGGGGCGATAGCCGACAGCGTCCCGGAAGGAGCGCTTCTATGA
- a CDS encoding Sugar transferase involved in LPS biosynthesis (colanic, teichoic acid), whose product MSLVQSTRPIKLETRATASLSPTRIFDLTVAGAGLFILGPLMLLVALVIYVTEGRPIFFSQVRLGLRGRRFRMHKFRKFHSGCGPNGRPVTLKNDVRLTRLGSLLEMTKLDELPQLWNILKGDMSIVGPRPESLDLACCFTEAYLRVLDYKPGIFGPNQVAFRHECSLYSEHVDPEHYYRDVLFPIKARADLAYFPHRTLWSDIGWIVRGVLSVFGSRRSPAEILEAYQAVRIEEPPSAGHRMHL is encoded by the coding sequence ATGAGCCTCGTTCAATCCACCCGACCTATCAAACTCGAGACGCGCGCGACGGCGTCCCTCTCGCCTACGCGCATCTTCGATCTGACCGTCGCGGGCGCCGGATTGTTCATCCTCGGTCCGTTGATGCTGTTGGTGGCCTTGGTTATCTACGTCACCGAGGGGCGCCCCATTTTCTTTTCGCAGGTTCGTCTAGGACTGCGGGGTCGACGCTTTCGCATGCATAAATTCCGCAAGTTTCATTCGGGCTGCGGCCCGAACGGTCGTCCGGTGACCCTGAAGAACGACGTTCGCCTCACCCGGCTGGGTTCGCTGCTGGAGATGACCAAGCTCGATGAGCTGCCGCAACTGTGGAACATTCTGAAGGGCGATATGTCGATCGTGGGGCCACGCCCCGAGTCGCTCGACTTGGCCTGTTGCTTTACCGAGGCATATCTGCGCGTATTGGATTATAAGCCTGGTATATTTGGGCCGAATCAAGTTGCCTTTAGACATGAGTGTTCTCTATACTCGGAACACGTGGATCCGGAGCACTATTATCGGGACGTGTTGTTTCCAATCAAAGCTCGCGCGGACCTCGCATATTTTCCGCATAGAACCCTCTGGTCCGATATTGGGTGGATCGTCCGCGGAGTCTTGTCGGTATTCGGATCGCGTCGTTCGCCTGCTGAAATCCTAGAGGCATACCAAGCAGTGCGCATCGAGGAACCTCCATCGGCCGGTCACAGAATGCATCTCTGA